The Mauremys reevesii isolate NIE-2019 linkage group 1, ASM1616193v1, whole genome shotgun sequence genome has a segment encoding these proteins:
- the LOC120379346 gene encoding olfactory receptor 52E4-like, with amino-acid sequence MSDTNTSNFINPSTFILLGIPGLEAAHIWISIPFCAMYTIAVLGNFTILFIVKREPSLHEPMFYFLCMLAITDLVMSTSTVPKMLSIFWFNSREISFSACLTQMYFVHSFSTMESGILMAMAFDRSVAICNPLRYSMILKNSVVAKIGLAVVLRSGIITLPYPFLVRQWPYCRTNIIPHFYCGHIAVVKLACTDIRISSYYGLFHLISMSGMDMFFIAVSYTLILRAIFRLPTKDARLNTFRTCISHLCAISALYIPDLASSFIQRFGQNVPIHFLILITSVYQLVPPVLHPIIYGVRTKQIRGRLIQLFTPKET; translated from the coding sequence ATGTCAGATACTAACACAAGTAACTTcatcaacccctccaccttcatcctgctgggcattcctggcctggaggctgccCATATCTGGATCTCCATTCCCTTCTGTGCTATGTACACCATAGCCgtgttggggaacttcaccatcctgttcattgtgaagagagagccgagcctccatgagcccatgttctatttcctctgcatgctggccatcaccgacctggtcatgtccacatccactgtacccaaaatgctgagcatcttctggttcaattccagggagatcagtttcagtgcctgcctcacccagatgtacttcgttCACTCCTTCTCAACgatggagtctggaatcctcatggccatggcttttgatcgctccGTGGCCATCTGCAATCCTCTGAGATATTCCATGATCCTGAAAAACTCTGTTGTGGCCAAGAtaggcctggccgtggtgctgcgtaGTGGAATAATCACATTACCTTATCCCTTCCTGGtgaggcagtggccatattgcagaaccaacatcatcccccacttcTATTGTGGGCATATAGCTGTGGTAAAGCTTGCCTGCACTGACATTCgcatcagtagttactatggGTTGTTTCATCTTATCTCGAtgagtggaatggacatgtttTTTATCGCCGTGTCGTACACTCTGATCCTCCGGGCCATCTtccgcctccccacaaaggatgcccggctcaaTACTTTTCGTacctgcatctctcatctttgtgccatctcagCTTTGTACATCCCAGATTTAGCCTCCTCTTTCATTCAACGGTTTGGCCAGAATGTGCCAATTCATTTCCTCATTCTTATTACCAGTGTGTACCAACTGGTGCCCCCCGTGCTGCACCCCATCATttacggggtgaggaccaaacagatccggggcaGGCTGATCCAACTCTTTACTCCGAAGGAGACCTAA